The genomic region ACAAGGATAAGAACCTGTATAATCTGACCCATATGGGTCAGGTTTATTCAAATATGAATCTTAACAATCGCTAAAACTAAATATCTTTTAAATAAGTCAGGAATTGGAGTGAGGTAAGATGCTCTATAACAATGTGCTCGAGACCATCGGTAGGACGCCTTTGGTGCGCTTGAACAAGATCGCGCCGGAAGGGGCTGCGACAATCTATGTCAAAATGGAATCTTTCAACCCGATGCATTCGGTGAAGGACAGGATAGCTCTTGCAATGATAGAGGATGCGGAAAAAAGAGGAATCCTGGTTCCCGGGAAGCAAGTAGTCGTAGAACCTACATCGGGAAACACTGGCATTGGGCTGGCCATGGTCTGCGCGGCCAAGGGATATGAACTGGTCCTCACCATGCCCGAGACATTCTCAGTGGAGCGCAGGAAGTTGCTGGCGGCTTTAGGGGCAAAATTGGTACTGACCCCAGGACCCGAGGGGATGCCCGGTGCCATCTGCAGGGCCAAAGAGATGTGCGAGAGCGACTCAAACAGATACATCCCACTTCAATTTGACAACGTAGCTAACCCAAAGATACATATGGAGACCACCGCTCGAGAGATATTGGCCGACCTCCCCGAACCGGACGCCTTCATCTCTGGAGTAGGTACTGGTGGGACAGTCACAGGTGTTGGTACGCACTTCAAGTCCAAGGGATTAAAAACCCAGATCATCGCAGTGGAACCAGCCGCCTCTCCCGTCCTGTCCGGAGGGAAGAAAGGACCGCATAAGATCCAGGGGATCGGTGCCGGTTTCATCCCGTCGGTCTTGGACCTCAATGTGGTGGACCGAATCATCCAGATCAAGGATGAGGACGCAGCGGAACACTCGCGACTGCTGGCCAAGAAAGAGGGAATTTTGGCGGGTATATCGTCCGGGGCGGCTCTCTGTGCAGCGGTACAGGTCGCAGTGGAGCTTGGAAAGGGGAAGAAGGTGGTCTTCATTGCACCGGACACGGGTGAGAGGTATCTGAGCACCGACCTGTTCAACCTTCCACAATAAACAAACAGCTTACGGACCTGTCTAGGACCGGTCCGTCGCTATCTTTTTTCATCGTCCGGTCTCGGTCCCGCCACATGCCGCGCGTTCGATGACCTATCCTAATTCTCCATAATTTGGGCATGAAGTGGCTGAATCCGAACTTTCGGTAGTCTACCATCGCAGGGGCGTAGAGTTTGGTTGAGCTTCAGCGTCTCCACCACCGCTTCCCTGCCTCCATCCCGCAAAGGATCGTCAGGCCCAAGCGGTCGATGAGAGGCCTTGACATCTCAGCAAGCGATCGAAGAATCGCCGGTTCGAGGGATTTCCTTGTCCAATGATATTAATGCTGTTAATGCCAGCAGTATTTTTTAGGAAATCTATTTGTTCCCGGAACTGTTTGTGCATCGGTCATGAGCTGGAAGGACTCCGTTTATACCGTCCTTGAGCGGGATCCCGCCGCCCGGTCGTTCAACGAGGCGCTGTGGTTCAGTCCAGGTCTTCATGCTATTTTGCTCCAGAAGATATCACATCGTCAATTCCTAAAAGGGAACTTCCTCCTGGCCAGGGCGATCAACTATTTTGGACGGTTCCTGACCGGGGCGGACATACATCCGGGGGCGACCATCGGTAAGGGGTTCTTCATCGACCATGCCACCGGTGTGGTGATCGGTGAGACCACCATCATCGGGGAGAATGTCTCCATCTTCCAAGGAGTGACCTTGGGCGGAGTAAGCACAAGCAAGGGCAAACGCCACCCGACGATCGGGAACAACGTCACCATAGGGGCGGGGGCGATCGTCCTCGGGAACATCACCATTGGAGACTGTGTAAAGATCGGCGCCGGTTCCGTGGTCACCAAGGATGTGCCTCAGAACTGCACCGTGGTCGGCGTTCCTGGACGGGTGGTCAAGAGGGAAGGTGTTCCGGTCCTCAAGACCGACCTTCGCCACGACGAGCTTCCAGACCCGCTGCGCGATGCCATCACGAACATATCCAACAAGATCTCGGACCTAGAACGGCGGCTTACGTTGTTAGAAGAGGAGCTAAAAAAGCCCAAATAAGGATAGTTGCATGTCACGCCGGCGATGAGCATGGGACTGTCACTTTATAACACGATGACCGGGCAGGCGGAGGATTTCGTACCCATCGAAGACCGAAAGGTCAGGATGTACGTCTGCGGAGTGACTGTCTATAATGACATACACATGGGACACGCGCGGTCCATAATCGTTTTCGACATGATCGCCCGTTATCTCAAGTTCAAGGGATATGGGGTAACGCTGGTGACCAACTTCACCGATGTGGACGACAAGATCATCAACCGGGCCGCCGAGATGGGCATGAAGCCTCTCGAGCTTTCGGCGATGTACATCGAGAAGTATTTCCAGGACATCGAGAAGCTGGGTGTGAAGAAGGCGGACATCTATCCGAAGGCTAGCGAGTGCATCCCCGAGATCATCGCCATGGTCAAACGCATCGTTGACAACGGTTATGGCTACAGGACCGAGGACGGGAGCGTCTATTTCTCCGTCGACAAGGTCAAGGATTATGGAAAGCTCTCCGGCAACAAGCAGGAGGAAATGATATCTGGGGCCCGGGTGTGTGTCGATGAGATCAAGCATAACCCGATGGACTTCTGTCTATGGAAGGCCGCCAAGCCCGGCGAGGTCTCTTGGCCTTCGCCGTGGGGGGAGGGACGTCCCGGCTGGCACATCGAGTGCAGCGCCATGTGCCTGAAGTACCTGGGCGAGACCATCGACATCCACGGTGGCGGCAACGATCTCATATTCCCGCATCATGAGAACGAGATCCTCCAGTCCGAAGCGGTCACCGGCAAACCTCTTGCCAAGTACTGGCTGCACAACGGGATGCTCCAGGTGCAGGACGCCAAGATGTCCAAATCGATGAAGAACTTCTTCACCGTCAAGGACATAGCCTCCCATTACAAGACCCAGGAGATACGGTTCTACCTTCTCAATACCCATTACCGCGGCCCGCTCAACTACAGTGAGAGCGCTCTGAACGAAGCCGCGTCCAGCCTGAAAAGGATCCAGAATTCCTATACCGAGCTGAAGGAATATGCGCCAACAGCCACCGGCAACTATGACGCCGAGGACCTGGTGCAGAAGACCCGCAGCGAGTTCATAGAGCACATGGACGACGATTTCAACACGCGTGGGGCGATCGCGGCCATGTTCGATGCGGCCCGTGAGTCGAACAAGCTCATGGACCATGAGATGCTCTCCAAGAAGGGAGCGGAACGGGTCATCTCCCTGTTCGAGGATCTGGACAAGATCCTGGGCATCCTGCCTCAGACCGAGATCAAGGGCGACCGCATGGACGATGTCATGCAGATCCTCATCGAAGTACGCAAGGAGCTGCGCAAACGCAAGGCCTACGACCTGGCGGACTCCATAAGGAATCAGCTTGCCGAGAAGGGCATCGTTCTGGAGGATACCGCGGAGGGCGTGAGATGGAAGCAGGCCTGAGCGTAGCGATGAAGAAGGCCATCCTGATAACCGGAGGGCCCCTCAAGATACCCAAGGACCTGATCCTGCCTTATCTACCAAGCCGTTCCACCGCTGGACCGGGAGCCGGTTCGACCTCCATCGTCATTTCCTTCGAGGGCGCCAGATGCAAGAAGGCGATAAGCCGCGAGGAAGGGGAGTTCGAGCTCGTTCCGAAGGAGAATGGATACAGCATTCTTCGAAACGGGCGGCCGTTCATCGACGATGTCGAGATCAAACCTACGATAGCGCATGCCCCGGAACAGGCTTTCTTCAATCTGGCACAGGACTGCATCTACGACTGCAAGTTCTGTGCATCACGCAAGCTGGACAAGCGCATAACCAAGAACCTTTCACCAGAGCGCGTGGTCCAGATGGCGATCGAGGCATCGAGGAAGGAAGGCTTCCGATCCGTGGCCTTCACCAGCGCCGTCGTCGACTCGCCGGAAAGGACGGTGGAGCGCATGCTTTTCGTGGTGAGGGAGACCCGGAAGGCGTTGCCCGACGTTCCCATCGGGGTCGAACCGTACATCTGGAAGCTCAGTGATGTGGATGACCTCAAGTCCGCCGGAGCGGACGAGATCAAGCTCAACATAGAGACCTTCGACCCGGACCGGTTCGCCAAGGTGTGCGGAAAGCTGCACTATCATTTCATCCTCGAGGCGCTCGACCATGCCGTCGAAGTTTTCGGCAAGGGCAAAGTGACCACGAACCTGCTCGTAGGACTAGGCGAGTCGGACGAGAACCTGCTCGATGGTATCAGATACTTCGCCGAGAGAGGCATAGTGGCTACATTGCGCCCATTGCGCATCAACAGCTTCAACCGGGTACCATTGACCGAGGCCCTGGGCCCACTGGATCCGGTCACCCCGGAGAGGATCGTGAACCTGGCGATCCGGTCCAAGGGGATCATGGAAGAGAACGGCATGACCTCCAGGACGTACCACACCATGTGCCATGAGTGCGGATGCTGCGACATAGTCCCGTTCCGGGACGTTTGAAGCCTCGATCTACGAGCCTGGTCGCATGACGAGGACATCCGTAACTGCAAAAAACTGAATAGCCCGTGGTTGAACTAATGACACCGGTAGATGTCAATATGGCCGAGACGGAAAAAGGAGAAAGAACGAGGAACCGGATCTACTCGACCAGCGGGATATTTGACTACTTCCACCGGTTCTTTATGGTCTCCAGCCTGCCATCAAGATCGATCATAGCGGCCTTCTTCCTGGTATTTTTGATAGTCCCGATCATGGGCGGGCCCAGCCGAGACTCGGCGGCACGGCTTGAGTCTGGTATTGTGTTCATCGGTCTCAATACCGTGTTCTACCTGACAGGGGCGGTGCTGTTCAGGTTCAACCGGGGCCTTGACGATCATCAGCTGAAACGTTCGGGCAAGGTCGTCCTGGCGATGATAATCGCC from Methanomassiliicoccales archaeon harbors:
- the cysK gene encoding cysteine synthase A, encoding MLYNNVLETIGRTPLVRLNKIAPEGAATIYVKMESFNPMHSVKDRIALAMIEDAEKRGILVPGKQVVVEPTSGNTGIGLAMVCAAKGYELVLTMPETFSVERRKLLAALGAKLVLTPGPEGMPGAICRAKEMCESDSNRYIPLQFDNVANPKIHMETTAREILADLPEPDAFISGVGTGGTVTGVGTHFKSKGLKTQIIAVEPAASPVLSGGKKGPHKIQGIGAGFIPSVLDLNVVDRIIQIKDEDAAEHSRLLAKKEGILAGISSGAALCAAVQVAVELGKGKKVVFIAPDTGERYLSTDLFNLPQ
- the cysE gene encoding serine O-acetyltransferase yields the protein MSWKDSVYTVLERDPAARSFNEALWFSPGLHAILLQKISHRQFLKGNFLLARAINYFGRFLTGADIHPGATIGKGFFIDHATGVVIGETTIIGENVSIFQGVTLGGVSTSKGKRHPTIGNNVTIGAGAIVLGNITIGDCVKIGAGSVVTKDVPQNCTVVGVPGRVVKREGVPVLKTDLRHDELPDPLRDAITNISNKISDLERRLTLLEEELKKPK
- the cysS gene encoding cysteine--tRNA ligase; this encodes MSMGLSLYNTMTGQAEDFVPIEDRKVRMYVCGVTVYNDIHMGHARSIIVFDMIARYLKFKGYGVTLVTNFTDVDDKIINRAAEMGMKPLELSAMYIEKYFQDIEKLGVKKADIYPKASECIPEIIAMVKRIVDNGYGYRTEDGSVYFSVDKVKDYGKLSGNKQEEMISGARVCVDEIKHNPMDFCLWKAAKPGEVSWPSPWGEGRPGWHIECSAMCLKYLGETIDIHGGGNDLIFPHHENEILQSEAVTGKPLAKYWLHNGMLQVQDAKMSKSMKNFFTVKDIASHYKTQEIRFYLLNTHYRGPLNYSESALNEAASSLKRIQNSYTELKEYAPTATGNYDAEDLVQKTRSEFIEHMDDDFNTRGAIAAMFDAARESNKLMDHEMLSKKGAERVISLFEDLDKILGILPQTEIKGDRMDDVMQILIEVRKELRKRKAYDLADSIRNQLAEKGIVLEDTAEGVRWKQA
- a CDS encoding radical SAM protein, with protein sequence MEAGLSVAMKKAILITGGPLKIPKDLILPYLPSRSTAGPGAGSTSIVISFEGARCKKAISREEGEFELVPKENGYSILRNGRPFIDDVEIKPTIAHAPEQAFFNLAQDCIYDCKFCASRKLDKRITKNLSPERVVQMAIEASRKEGFRSVAFTSAVVDSPERTVERMLFVVRETRKALPDVPIGVEPYIWKLSDVDDLKSAGADEIKLNIETFDPDRFAKVCGKLHYHFILEALDHAVEVFGKGKVTTNLLVGLGESDENLLDGIRYFAERGIVATLRPLRINSFNRVPLTEALGPLDPVTPERIVNLAIRSKGIMEENGMTSRTYHTMCHECGCCDIVPFRDV